ATGCGCTTCCACGCCGCCCGCGGCGCGATGAGCGTCGGGGAGAGCGCGGGCGGACTCCCGCCGGACTCGGTCGTCGAGGACGAGACGGCGATCCTCGACGACACGCGCCGTCTGATCGAGCGCTGGCACGATCCGGAGCGCTTCGCCATGCGCCGGATCGTGGTGGCGCCCTGCTCACCGTTCTCGGTCAGCCGCGGCCTGATGCGCGATGCCGCCGAGCTGGCCCGGCACTACGGCGTCTCGCTCCACACCCACCTCGCGGAGAACGACGACGACGTCCGCTACAGCCTGGAAAAATTCGGGATGACGCCGGCGGAGTACGCCGCCGACCTCGGCTGGACGGGCCCCGACGTGTGGCACGCCCACTGCGTCAAGCTCGACCAAGCCGGCATCGCGCTGTTCGGCCGGACCGGGACCGGGGTGGCGCACTGCCCCTGCTCCAACATGCGCCTCGCCTCGGGCATCGCGCCCATCCGGCAGATGCGGTGCGAGGGCGTGCCGGTCGGGCTCGGCGTCGACGGCTCGGCCTCCAACGACGGGTCGCACATGCTGGGCGAGGCGCGGCAGGCCATGCTGCTCGCCCGCGTCGGCTTCGGGCCGGCGGCCATGAATGCGCGCGAGGCGCTGGAGATCGCCACGCTCGGCGGCGCGAAGGTGCTGAACCGGGACGATATCGGCGCGCTGGCCCCCGGCATGGCGGCCGACATCGTCGCCTTCGACCTGCGCGGCCTCGCCATGGCGGGGGCACTGCACGACCCCGTCGCGGCCCTCACCTTCTGCGCGCCGCAGACGGTGGCCTGGAGCGTCATCAACGGGCGGATCGTGGTCCGCGAGGGTCGCCTGACGACCCTCGACACCGGGGCGCTGGCCGCCCGCCACAACGCTCTCGCGGCGGCCCTGGTGCGCGGTGAGGCGTAGGCCGCCCTACTCATCCTCCGCAGAGGAGCTCGCGGATCCAGACATCGGGTTTGGCGGCGCGGCTCCAGGATCGGGCGCGCGTCCCCATCAGCGTCGATGTCCGCTGGAGATTTGAGAAAATCCTGGCACGCAGAGATGGAGCCAGGTTAATGACCTCTTATACTTTCTTCGATTGATAATTTATGCGCGACCGTCTTTGCGAGCGGAGCGAAGCAACCCAGAGCAGCGCAGCGCCTGTAAAGATCGCGCGACCCTGGGTCACTTCGCTTTGCTCGTGATGACGGCGAGGAGTGTGTCAACCGAAGCATTCGGCCGGAAACTGTATTGCCCTCGGGCGGCGCCCGTCGAGCCCGTCAGAAATCCACCTCGGTCGCCAGGCCCTTGGCCACCGCGCGGTCGACGGCCACCGACGCCACCGCCAAGTCCTGCAGCCCGACCCCGGTGCCGTCGAAGACCGTGATCTCGGACTCCGAGACGCGGCCGGGGTGATCGCCGTTGATCACCGCCCCGATCTCCGCGATGGAATCCGCGGCGAGGAGCCCCCGCGCGACGGCGTGCTGCGCCTCGCCGATGCTGACCGACTGCGCGACCTCGTCGGTGAAGACCGTCGCGCCCGCGAGCAGTTCTGCCTCCACCTCCTGCTTGCCGCGCGTGTCCGTCCCCATGCAGGCGAGGTGCGTGCCCGGCCGGACCTGCGCGGCCTTCAGGATCGGCGCGAAGGAGGACGTGATCGTCACGACGACGTCGGCCTCGGCCCCGAGCCGGTCGAGGTCGACCGCCTCGAACGGCACGCCGTGCTCCCGCGCCACCGCCTCCATCCGGCCGAACATGCCGGGATGCAGGTTCCACGCGAGGACCCGCTCGAACGGCCGCTGCGCCAGCGCGGCGCGCAGCTGGAAAGCCGACTGGTGGCCCGCGCCGATCATGCCCAGCACCCGCGCATCTTTGCGGGCGAGGTGCCGGACGGAGATGGCGCAGGCCGCGGCCGTGCGCAGCGCGGTGAGGAGGTTGCCCCCGACGACCGCCTTGCAGCGGCCGGTATCGGCGTCGAACAGGAACACCGTCGACTGGTGGTTGGTCAGGCCCTTCGCGGCGTTGCCGGGCCAGAAGCCGCCGGCCTTGAGCCCGAGCGCGAGGCTGTCCCGGTCGAAGCCCGACTTGAAGCCGTAGAGCGCGTCGGCGTGGCCGATGGCTTCCCGGACGACCGGGAAGTTGCCGGCCCGCCGCCGCGCCATGGAGGCGAAGACCTGCTCGACGGCGGTAAAGCACTCCGCCTCGGTCAACAGCCCGTCGATCGCGTGCTCGGGAACGATGATCATCGCGGATGTGTCCTCGGTTCGTGCGCCGGCGTGTCGCCGCCGTCATCGCGGGCGTCGCGCGGCGACCCAGGGCAACGGGCCCTGTCCAGGCGCGGCGCGTCCCCGGTCTGCTTCGCTGCGCGCGCAATGACGGACGGTGTGCGGGGTGGGTCAGTAGGCCTTGCCGCGGGCCGAGACCGGCCAGAGGGTCTCGACCCGGCCGTTGCGGACGCCGACGTACCAGTCATGGACGTTGCAGGTCGGATCGCAGTGGCCGGGGACGAGACGCAGCCGGTCGTTGACCTTCAGCCTGCCCTCGGGATCCTCGATCACCCCGTGCTCGTCCGAGCACTTGATGTATTTCACGTCGTCGCGGCCGAAGACGAAGGGCAGGCCGGAATCGACCGACTGCACCTTCAGGCCCGCGTCGCAGATCGCCTTGTCGGCCTTGGCGTGGCTCATCACGCTGGTGAGGATGAACAGGGCGTTCTGCCACTCGCCCGCGTCGATGCGGTTGCCGTCCCGGTCGCGGATGCGCCCGTAATCGGCGTCCATGAACGCGTAGCTGCCGCATTGCAGCTCGTTGTAGACGCCGGATCCGGCCTCGAAATAGTAGCTGCCGGTGCCGCCGCCGCTGACGAGTTCCGGCTCTAGGCCCTCCCGGTTCAGCGCCGCGACGGCCTCGCGCACCTGGGCGATGGCCGCGTCGAGCTTGGCCCGCCGCTCCTCGTAGCCGTCGATGTGCTGCATGGCGCCCTGGTAGGCCTGGAGTCCGGCGAAGCGCAGGTTCGGCGCGGCCGCGACGGCCTGGGCGATCGCCACCACCTCGGGCGCCGTCCTCACGCCGCAGCGGCCGGCGCCGCAATCGATCTCGACGAAGCAGTCGAGCCGCGTGCCGTATCGCTGCGCCGCCGCCGAGAGGTCGGCGACGTTCGCGACGTCGTCGAGGCAGACGATGATGCGGGCGCCGAGGAGGGGCAGCCGCGCCAGCCGGTCGATCTTGCCCGGGTCGCGCACTTGGTTCGAGACGAGGATGTCGGTGATCCCCGCGCGGGCGAACACCTCCGCCTCCGAGACCTTCTGGCAGCAGACGCCGCAGGCACCGCCGAGGCTCTGCTGGAGCTTCAGGATGTCGACGGACTTGTGCATCTTGCCGTGGGCGCGGTGGCGCATCCCGTGCGCCTTGGCGTAGTCGCCCATCTTGCGGATGTTGCCCTCCAGCGCGTCGAGATCGACGATCAGGCAGGGCGTCTGGATCTCGTCCTCGCGCATGCCGGGCAGCGCGGGGACGTCGAAGCCGACTTCGAGATCGGCGGTCCGGGCATTCATGGATCGGGCGTTCATGTGCATCGTGAGCCTCCCGTTATTGCCAGGGCAGCGCGTCGAGATCGACGTTCCCGCCCGTGATAATCACGCCCACCCGCTTGTTCGCGAAGACGGGGCGGTACTTCAGCACCGCCGCCAGGGCGACGGCGCTCGACGGCTCCATGACGATCTTCAGCCGCTTCCAGATCAGCTGCATCGCCGCGACGATCTCGGCCTCGGAGACCGTCAGGATGTCGGCGACGTGGTGGCGGACGAAGTGCCAGGTGAGGTCCTTCAGCGGCACCTTGAGCCCGTCCGCGACCGTCACCGGCGCGTCGTCGGCGATGATCCGCCCGGCCTTCAGGCTGCGGTGGGCGTCGTCCGCCTGCTCGGGCTCCGCCGCGTAGACGGCGATGTGCGGGGCGAGCCCGGCCAGCGTCAGGCAGGTGCCCGACACCATGCCGCCGCCGCCGATCGGGGCGATCACCGCGTCGAGATCCGGGACCTGCGCGATCAGCTCGCGGGCGCAGGTCGCCTGACCGGCGATCACCCGGGGATCGTTGTAGGGGTGCACGAACTCCGCGCCGGTCTCGGCGACGACCTCCGCGAACACGGCCTCGCGCGATGAGGTGGACGGCTCGCACTCCACCACCCGGCCGCCGTAGCCGCGCACCGCATCCTTCTTCGCCTGGGGCGCGGTGTGTGGCATCACCACCGTGCAGGGGATGCCGCGCCGGCCCGCCGCGTAGGACAGGCAGGTGCCGTGGTTGCCCGACGAGTGGGTCGCCACACCCCGGGCGGCCTGCGCGTCGGTGAGGCTGAAGACGGCGTTCGAGGCGCCCCGCGCCTTGAAGGCGCCGGCCTTCTGCAGGTTCTCGCACTTGAAGAACAGCTGCGCACCGGCCGCTTCGTCGATGATCCGCGAGGTCAGGACCGGCGTCTCGTGGATGTAGGGCCGGATGCGCTCGTGGGCGGCCAGGACGTCGTCGAGGGTGGGCGTGATCATGGCGCTCCCCCTCAGGCGGCCGCGCGCAGGCCGGAGGCCACCGCGCCGCGATAGACCGCCTGCGCCGCCGCGACCCCCGATCCCAGCTCGATCCGCAGGCCGAGATCGGCCATCGCCATCTCGGCCGCGGCGATCCCCGACAGCGCCATCACGTCCGTCAGGCTGCCGAGATGGCCGATGCGGAAGACCTTCCCGGCCACCTCGCCGAGCCCCACTCCGAAGGCGACGTCGTAGTGGCGCGCCGCGTGGGTGACGATCCGCGTGGCGTCGAAGCCCTCCGGCGTGCGGATCGCGCTCACCGTGTCCGAGTAGAGATCCGGGCGGGCGGCGCAGAGCTCCAGGCCCCAGGCCACGACGGCGGCGCGGATCCCGTCCGCGATGCGGCGGTGGCGAGCGAAGACGGTCTCCAGCCCCTCGGCCAGGAGCAGCTCCGTCGACAGCTTCAGGCCGTTCAGGAGGCCGACCGCCGGCGTGTAGGGATAGGCGCCGTTCGGGTAGCCCTTCGCCATGTCGCGGATGTCGAAATAGGTCCGCGGCAGCGTGGCCGTCGCGGTGGCGGCCATGGCCTTGGGCGAGAAGGCCACGATGGCGAGGCCCGCGGGCAGCATGAAGCCCTTCTGCGAGCCGGTGACGGCGACATCGACGCCCCACGCGTCCATGCGGAAATCCATGGAGGCGATCGAGCTGACGCCGTCGACCAGCAGCAGGGCGGGGTGGTTGCTGGCATCGAGGGCGCGGCGCACGGCGGCGACGTCTGAGCGGACACCGGTCGCCGTCTCGTTGTGGGTGACGAGGACGGCCCGGATCCGGTGCGCCTTGTCGGCCGCGAGAGCCTCGGCGAAGCGGTCCGCCGGAACACCCTCCCCCCACGGCGCCTCGATCATCTGGACATCGAGCCCGTGGCGGCGGGTCATGTCGATCCAGCGATGGCTGAACATGCCGTGGCGCGCGGCCAGCACCGTGTCGCCCGCGCTGAGCGTGTTGGAGAGCGCCGTCTCCCACCCGCCCGTCGCCGTCGACGGGAAGATGAAGACCTCGGCATCCTCACTCTTTAGCACTCTCTTCACGCCCGCCAGCGCCGGGTGAAGGATCTGTGCGAACAGCGGCGACCGATGATCCAGTGTCGGCATGTCGGCTGCGCGGCGAAGCACTTCCGGCATATTGGTCGGGCCGGGAATGAAGACGGGATTCTGTGCGAACATCGGCGGCGGTCTCC
This portion of the Methylobacterium sp. NMS14P genome encodes:
- a CDS encoding 8-oxoguanine deaminase; amino-acid sequence: MTSLLLTNADILVTMDAQRREIPGGAVYVEDNRIVAVGPAAEVPQRADTVLDMRGHAVLPGLVNTHHHMYQTLTRAVPAAQDAELFGWLKALYPIWTRLTPEMVRVSTQTAMAELILSGCTTSSDHLYIYPNGCRLDDSIEGAEAIGMRFHAARGAMSVGESAGGLPPDSVVEDETAILDDTRRLIERWHDPERFAMRRIVVAPCSPFSVSRGLMRDAAELARHYGVSLHTHLAENDDDVRYSLEKFGMTPAEYAADLGWTGPDVWHAHCVKLDQAGIALFGRTGTGVAHCPCSNMRLASGIAPIRQMRCEGVPVGLGVDGSASNDGSHMLGEARQAMLLARVGFGPAAMNAREALEIATLGGAKVLNRDDIGALAPGMAADIVAFDLRGLAMAGALHDPVAALTFCAPQTVAWSVINGRIVVREGRLTTLDTGALAARHNALAAALVRGEA
- the bhcD gene encoding iminosuccinate reductase BhcD, which codes for MIIVPEHAIDGLLTEAECFTAVEQVFASMARRRAGNFPVVREAIGHADALYGFKSGFDRDSLALGLKAGGFWPGNAAKGLTNHQSTVFLFDADTGRCKAVVGGNLLTALRTAAACAISVRHLARKDARVLGMIGAGHQSAFQLRAALAQRPFERVLAWNLHPGMFGRMEAVAREHGVPFEAVDLDRLGAEADVVVTITSSFAPILKAAQVRPGTHLACMGTDTRGKQEVEAELLAGATVFTDEVAQSVSIGEAQHAVARGLLAADSIAEIGAVINGDHPGRVSESEITVFDGTGVGLQDLAVASVAVDRAVAKGLATEVDF
- the bhcC gene encoding 3-hydroxy-D-aspartate aldolase BhcC codes for the protein MHMNARSMNARTADLEVGFDVPALPGMREDEIQTPCLIVDLDALEGNIRKMGDYAKAHGMRHRAHGKMHKSVDILKLQQSLGGACGVCCQKVSEAEVFARAGITDILVSNQVRDPGKIDRLARLPLLGARIIVCLDDVANVADLSAAAQRYGTRLDCFVEIDCGAGRCGVRTAPEVVAIAQAVAAAPNLRFAGLQAYQGAMQHIDGYEERRAKLDAAIAQVREAVAALNREGLEPELVSGGGTGSYYFEAGSGVYNELQCGSYAFMDADYGRIRDRDGNRIDAGEWQNALFILTSVMSHAKADKAICDAGLKVQSVDSGLPFVFGRDDVKYIKCSDEHGVIEDPEGRLKVNDRLRLVPGHCDPTCNVHDWYVGVRNGRVETLWPVSARGKAY
- the bhcB gene encoding beta-hydroxyaspartate dehydratase BhcB, which translates into the protein MITPTLDDVLAAHERIRPYIHETPVLTSRIIDEAAGAQLFFKCENLQKAGAFKARGASNAVFSLTDAQAARGVATHSSGNHGTCLSYAAGRRGIPCTVVMPHTAPQAKKDAVRGYGGRVVECEPSTSSREAVFAEVVAETGAEFVHPYNDPRVIAGQATCARELIAQVPDLDAVIAPIGGGGMVSGTCLTLAGLAPHIAVYAAEPEQADDAHRSLKAGRIIADDAPVTVADGLKVPLKDLTWHFVRHHVADILTVSEAEIVAAMQLIWKRLKIVMEPSSAVALAAVLKYRPVFANKRVGVIITGGNVDLDALPWQ
- the bhcA gene encoding L-aspartate--glyoxylate aminotransferase BhcA; this encodes MFAQNPVFIPGPTNMPEVLRRAADMPTLDHRSPLFAQILHPALAGVKRVLKSEDAEVFIFPSTATGGWETALSNTLSAGDTVLAARHGMFSHRWIDMTRRHGLDVQMIEAPWGEGVPADRFAEALAADKAHRIRAVLVTHNETATGVRSDVAAVRRALDASNHPALLLVDGVSSIASMDFRMDAWGVDVAVTGSQKGFMLPAGLAIVAFSPKAMAATATATLPRTYFDIRDMAKGYPNGAYPYTPAVGLLNGLKLSTELLLAEGLETVFARHRRIADGIRAAVVAWGLELCAARPDLYSDTVSAIRTPEGFDATRIVTHAARHYDVAFGVGLGEVAGKVFRIGHLGSLTDVMALSGIAAAEMAMADLGLRIELGSGVAAAQAVYRGAVASGLRAAA